GTGACGTTCTTCCCCGTCATCTCCACATGGATGCCGCCGGCATGGGTGCCTTCCGCCTGGTGCACGGCCATGAAGCGCCGCACCTCGCTCATGATCTGGTCGAAAGGCCGAGTCTTGAAGCCCGTCGACGCCTTGATGGTGTTGCCGTGCATCGGGTCGCATGACCACACAACGCTGCGTCCGGCCCGGGCCACCGCCCGGATCAGCCCCGGCAGATGCTTCTCCACCTTATCGGCGCCGAAGCGGCAGATGAGCGTCAGGCGCCCGGGCTCATTGGCGGGGTTCAGAATATCGATCAGCCGCAGGAGTTCGTCCGGCGTAAGGCTCGGCCCGCATTTGACCCCGATCGGGTTCTGAAGGCCGCGGAGGAACTCCACGTGTGCGCCTTCCGGCTGGCGGGTGCGATCGCCGATCCACAGCATGTGGCCGGAGGTGGCATACCAGTCGCCGGAGGTCGAATCGATCCGGGTCAGCGCCTGCTCATAGCCCAGCAGCAGCGCCTCGTGGCTGGTGAAGAAATCGGTCTGGCGCAGCTGTGGCGCGGTATCCGCGTTGATGCCGATCGCGCGCATGAAGTCGAGCGTCTCGGTCAGCCGGTCGGCAAGCGCCTGGTAGCGAGCGCTGGCCGGGCTGTCGCGCAGATAGCCCAACGTCCAGTTATGGACATGCTCCAGATTGGCATAGCCGCCCTGCGCGAAGGCGCGCAGTAGGTTCAAGGTGGCGGCGGACTGGCGGTAGGCTTCAAGCTGCCGCTCCGGATTGGGCGTGCGGGCCTCGGCGGTGAACTCGTTCGAATTGATGATATCGCCGCGATAGGAGGGCAGCGTGACGCCGTCGATCGTCTCGGTGTCGGACGACCGCGGCTTGGCGAACTGGCCGGCAATGCGCCCGACCTTAACCACCGGCGAAGAGGCACCGAAGGTCAGCACGATCGCCATCTGCAGGAACACGCGGAAAAAATCGCGGATATTGTCGGCCGAGTGCTCCTCGAAGCTTTCCGCGCAATCGCCGCCCTGCAGCAGGAAGCCTTTGCCTTCCGCCACCCTGGCCAGCTTGCGCTTCAGCTTGCGGGCCTCACCGGCAAAGACCAGAGGGGGAAACCCGCGGAGTTGCGTCTCAACCGCGCCGAGCCGGTCGAGGTCGGGATAGGTCGGCATCTGGACCACCGGGCGGGTGCGCCATGACTCGGGTGTCCATTGCTGCGTCATCTCACAACTCCAATTCGGCGACCGACCCTGCACTTTTGCGGGTCTTGAAGATTGGCTCGACTGCATCGCTGTTGCTGGCTGCCCAAGGCCTTTCGCGCCCGGTACCCCCCTGTGCCACATTCGCGGCAATGCGCCCTGGCACCTATTCCCAGCAATGAGGACGCGCTTATACACCCAGCTTGCTTGTGTGGAAAGGCGCTAATCCACCGGTGCTGGATCCGGGCGGCTGCCCGGCGGCGCAACAGCTTCAGCGGATGCCGTTCAGCTCCACGTAGCGCCGCATCGAGATCTCGGCATTGGCATAGACCTCCTGGCGTTCGACGTTCCAATAGCGCACGAGGTCAAGCGGGATGGGCTCGCCCGTCACCGAGCAGCGCACGAAATCGCCGGGGATCACCACCTGGTAATCGCCGTCGAGATAGCGCAGCTTCGCCTCGCGGCCGCCGAGGAACTTGGGTTCGTATCTGTTCATGGTCGTCACTCCACGACAGAGTGTAGTGGGTCAAGGGTTAAACAACCAGGGGTGATGTCAAAAAAGCTCCCCCTGCCCGCTTGAGCCGCTCGGTTCCTTCTTGCGGCGGCTCACGGGGGGCGATGCGGCCGGGTTGCCCCTGCCTTGCCCGATGACCGCACCGGCCTCGCCGTCCTGGAAGCGCAGGGTCACGGCCTGGCCGGGGCAGGTCTCGCTGACCTTGCGCACGGGGTGGCCTTCGTCGAGCACCAGCACATAGCCGCGGCTCAGCACCGATTCATAGCCGAGCGAGTTCAGCAGCTTGGCCTGGCCGTCAAGCCGCTGCCGCAGCTCGGCGAGCCGGCGCTGCGCCGCACGCTGGACACGTCCGTCCGCCAAGGCCAGGCGTTCCCGCTCGCGGGCGCAATGGGCGAGCAGGACACGGCCGTTCAGCCGGCTGGCGCAGGCGATGAAGGCGTGACGGTGGTGCTGGGTATTGGCCCTGAGAGCGCTGACCAGGCGGCCGGCCGCCATGTCGAAGGACTGGCGCGCCAGGCTCAGGAGGTCCTGCGGGCGCGGCAGCCCGCGCGCGGCCGAGCGCACCCGCGTCCGCCTGTCGTCGATGACGCGGCGCATGGCGCCGTGGTGCCGCAATCCCAAGGTGCCAAGAATCCCGAGCAGCTCCTGCCGGACCGGCACCGCGCATTCGGCAGCGGCCGTGGGGGTGGGACAGCGCAGATCGGCGGCGAAGTCGATCAGCGTGGTATCGGTTTCATGGCCCACGGCCGAGATCAGCGGGATCTCGCTTGCCGCGGCCGCGCGGACCACCTCCTCCTCGTTGAAGCCCCAGAGATCCTCCAGGGAGCCGCCACCGCGGGCGACGATGATGACATCGGGCCGCGGCAGCCGGCCGCCCGGGCCAATGGCGTTGAAGCCGCGGATGGCGGCCGCCACCTCGGCGGCGCAGGTCTCGCCCTGCACCCGCACCGGCCACACCAGCACATGGCGCGGGAAGCGGTCGGACAGGCGGTGGAGGATATCCCGGATAACGGCTCCGGTGGGCGAGGTGACGACCCCGATCACCTGCGGCAGGAACGGGATCGGCACCTTGCGGGCGGCATCGAACAGGCCCTCGGCGGCGAGCTTGCGGCGGCGCTCGTCCAGCAAGGCCATGAGCGCGCCGACGCCGGCCGGCTCCAGGGTGTCGATAACGATCTGGTACTTTGACGAATTGGGATAGGTGGTCAGCCGTCCGGTGGCGATCACCTCCAGGCCTTCTTGCGGTTTGAAGCGCAGCCGCAGGAAGGTCGAGCGCCAGATCACCGCCTCGATCTTGGCACCCTCGTCCTTGAGCGAGAAGTAGCAGTGGCCTGATGCGTGCCGGCCCTTGAAGCCGCTGATCTCGCCGCGCACCCGCACGAAAGCGAACCGGTCCTCGACCGTACGCTTGAGCGCGTGGGACAGCTCGCTGACCGTGAGCTCCTGCACGTTCGCTGCGGGCCGGTCCGGCGGCGTTTCCGGGAGGGGCCATCCTCCAGTGCTCGGGCCGCCGGTGCTCGCGCCGCCGGCGCTCGCGCCCCCGGCGCTTGCCTCATGGGACATGACGCTCGATTCCTGTTTCCTGCGCGCCATCAGATGCTAATAAGGGCGCGAGTTCAAGGTGCGGCGACCGCCCGCGCCTGCTGCATTTGGATAAGGGCCGTAATGAACGTCCTGGTGATCGGATCCGGTGGCCGCGAGCACGCTCTATGCTGGGCGATCAGCGCAAGTCCCCTGGTAGATAAGCTTTATTGCGCGCCCGGCAATGCCGGGATCGGCGAGGTGGCAACCCTGGTCCCCGATCTCGCCATCTCGGATCATGGCTCGGTCGTCCGCTTTTGCCGGGATCAGTCGATCGGTTTCGTGGTGGTGGGGCCCGAGGCGCCGCTGGTGGCGGGGCTGGTCGATGACCTCGCGCAGGCCGGCATCAAGGCGTTCGGCCCCTCGGCCGCGGCCGCGCGGCTTGAAGGCTCCAAGAGCTTCACCAAGGAGCTTTGCGCGCGGCACCGTATTCCCACGGCAGCCTTTGCCAGGTTCACCGATCCGGCCGCGGCCAAGGCCCATATCGGCAACAAGGCGCCCATCGTGCTGAAGGCCGACGGGCTTGCCGCCGGCAAAGGTGTGGTGATCGCCACGACCGCGGCGGAAGCGCACGCGGCCGTGGACGACATCCTCGGTGGCCAGTTCGGCGCGGCCGGCCGCGAGCTGGTGATCGAGGAATTCCTGGAGGGCGAGGAGGCGAGTTTCTTCGCCCTTGTCGACGGCACGCATGTCTTGCCCATGGAAACAGCACAGGACCACAAGCGGGTCGGTGATGGGGATACCGGCCCCAATACCGGCGGCATGGGCGCCTATTCGCCGGCTCCGGTGATGACCCCAGACATGGTGGACCGCACCTTGCGCGAGATCATCGCGCCGACCGTCGCCGCCATGGCTGCGGAAGGTGCGCCCTACAAGGGGGTTCTCTATGCCGGGCTGATGATCACGGCGGAAGGGCCGAAGCTCATCGAATATAATTGCCGTTTCGGTGATCCTGAGTGTCAGGTGCTGATGATGCGGCTGAAATCCGACATCCTGCCCGCCCTCATCGCCAGCGTGGACGGAGAGCTTGCGGATTTCGACCTGCGCTGGCGGGATGACGCGGCGCTCACGGTGGTGATGGCGGCGGAGGGCTATCCCGGCGACTACGCTCGGGGCGGCGAGATCCGCAATCTCCACAAGGCGGCCGCGGTCGAGGGGGTGGAGATCTTCCACGCCGGCACGCGGCGGGACGGCGACAAGATCCTCGCCAATGGCGGGCGGGTGCTGAATGTCACGGCGGTGGCGCCTACCATTGCCGAAGCCAGGACACGCGCCTACGAGGCGGTGGACAGGATCGACTGGCCGCAAGGCTTCTGCCGGCGCGACATCGGCTGGCGCGCGCTCGATCGTGACGCATCCTGACACCGGAGGACATACGATGGAGGATCTGTTTCCCGGCTTCGATCACCGCCGCATCACCACCTTCGGAGCGGAAATCAGCCTGCGCCTAGGTGGCTCCGGCCCTGCCCTCGTGCTGCTGCACGGCTATCCCCAGACCCATGCGATGTGGCACAAGCTGGCACCTAAGCTTGCGGAGCATTTCACGCTGGTGCTGCCGGACCTGCGCGGCTATGGCCAATCGTCCTGTCCGCCGAATGATCCCGACAATTTTACGTATTCCAAGCGCGCCATGGCGCAGGAC
This genomic window from Rhodoligotrophos defluvii contains:
- a CDS encoding class II 3-deoxy-7-phosphoheptulonate synthase, which codes for MTQQWTPESWRTRPVVQMPTYPDLDRLGAVETQLRGFPPLVFAGEARKLKRKLARVAEGKGFLLQGGDCAESFEEHSADNIRDFFRVFLQMAIVLTFGASSPVVKVGRIAGQFAKPRSSDTETIDGVTLPSYRGDIINSNEFTAEARTPNPERQLEAYRQSAATLNLLRAFAQGGYANLEHVHNWTLGYLRDSPASARYQALADRLTETLDFMRAIGINADTAPQLRQTDFFTSHEALLLGYEQALTRIDSTSGDWYATSGHMLWIGDRTRQPEGAHVEFLRGLQNPIGVKCGPSLTPDELLRLIDILNPANEPGRLTLICRFGADKVEKHLPGLIRAVARAGRSVVWSCDPMHGNTIKASTGFKTRPFDQIMSEVRRFMAVHQAEGTHAGGIHVEMTGKNVTECTGGAHLLTEADLSDRYHTFCDPRLNADQALEMAFLIAEELKKEGPRFIDDEEAMDAAE
- a CDS encoding DUF2093 domain-containing protein produces the protein MNRYEPKFLGGREAKLRYLDGDYQVVIPGDFVRCSVTGEPIPLDLVRYWNVERQEVYANAEISMRRYVELNGIR
- the xseA gene encoding exodeoxyribonuclease VII large subunit, encoding MSHEASAGGASAGGASTGGPSTGGWPLPETPPDRPAANVQELTVSELSHALKRTVEDRFAFVRVRGEISGFKGRHASGHCYFSLKDEGAKIEAVIWRSTFLRLRFKPQEGLEVIATGRLTTYPNSSKYQIVIDTLEPAGVGALMALLDERRRKLAAEGLFDAARKVPIPFLPQVIGVVTSPTGAVIRDILHRLSDRFPRHVLVWPVRVQGETCAAEVAAAIRGFNAIGPGGRLPRPDVIIVARGGGSLEDLWGFNEEEVVRAAAASEIPLISAVGHETDTTLIDFAADLRCPTPTAAAECAVPVRQELLGILGTLGLRHHGAMRRVIDDRRTRVRSAARGLPRPQDLLSLARQSFDMAAGRLVSALRANTQHHRHAFIACASRLNGRVLLAHCARERERLALADGRVQRAAQRRLAELRQRLDGQAKLLNSLGYESVLSRGYVLVLDEGHPVRKVSETCPGQAVTLRFQDGEAGAVIGQGRGNPAASPPVSRRKKEPSGSSGQGELF
- the purD gene encoding phosphoribosylamine--glycine ligase; this encodes MNVLVIGSGGREHALCWAISASPLVDKLYCAPGNAGIGEVATLVPDLAISDHGSVVRFCRDQSIGFVVVGPEAPLVAGLVDDLAQAGIKAFGPSAAAARLEGSKSFTKELCARHRIPTAAFARFTDPAAAKAHIGNKAPIVLKADGLAAGKGVVIATTAAEAHAAVDDILGGQFGAAGRELVIEEFLEGEEASFFALVDGTHVLPMETAQDHKRVGDGDTGPNTGGMGAYSPAPVMTPDMVDRTLREIIAPTVAAMAAEGAPYKGVLYAGLMITAEGPKLIEYNCRFGDPECQVLMMRLKSDILPALIASVDGELADFDLRWRDDAALTVVMAAEGYPGDYARGGEIRNLHKAAAVEGVEIFHAGTRRDGDKILANGGRVLNVTAVAPTIAEARTRAYEAVDRIDWPQGFCRRDIGWRALDRDAS